The Cerasicoccus sp. TK19100 genome window below encodes:
- a CDS encoding helix-turn-helix domain-containing protein yields the protein MPELYRISWASRETRNSRRYHYDNTSRGGPPIYVVQRTVSGCGFIERDGVRSLTPQNTAMLFWHGDQSNYGYAEESNGPYVLDFMAITGPQCEAIFHKVNELSDSIMPMPKQSEPTRLFYELSRRFNEHTFQDPYHESMLVYELLISLLREATRIPAERDPITYAAEYIQRRYHQPITIDEVAQAAGVSREHLTRQLTRRLGQSPGKRLQELRMQAGKDLVCHTTAPIEAIGPHCGYLDPDAFARAFARRFKMSPGKYRQRYQENSGAAGSRS from the coding sequence ATGCCGGAACTCTACCGTATCTCCTGGGCTTCCCGTGAAACGCGCAACTCGCGACGCTACCACTATGACAATACCAGCCGGGGCGGGCCACCGATCTATGTCGTGCAGCGCACCGTTAGCGGCTGTGGCTTCATCGAGCGCGACGGCGTGCGCTCCCTCACCCCGCAGAACACTGCGATGCTGTTCTGGCATGGTGACCAATCCAACTACGGCTACGCCGAAGAGAGCAACGGCCCCTACGTACTGGACTTCATGGCGATCACCGGCCCCCAGTGCGAGGCGATCTTTCACAAGGTCAATGAGCTGAGTGATAGCATCATGCCCATGCCCAAACAATCCGAGCCAACGCGCTTGTTTTACGAGCTCTCCCGACGCTTCAATGAGCACACGTTTCAGGACCCCTATCACGAATCTATGCTGGTCTATGAGCTGCTCATTTCCCTGCTGCGCGAGGCGACCAGAATTCCGGCGGAACGAGACCCCATCACCTACGCCGCCGAATACATCCAGCGGCGCTACCACCAGCCCATCACTATCGACGAAGTTGCCCAGGCCGCGGGCGTGAGCCGTGAGCACCTGACCCGCCAACTAACGCGCCGTCTGGGCCAGTCTCCGGGCAAACGCCTGCAGGAGCTGCGTATGCAGGCGGGCAAAGACCTCGTCTGCCACACCACCGCGCCCATCGAAGCCATCGGCCCCCACTGCGGTTACCTCGACCCCGACGCCTTCGCCCGCGCCTTCGCCCGCCGCTTCAAGATGAGCCCAGGCAAATACCGCCAGCGCTACCAGGAAAATAGTGGCGCAGCAGGTAGTCGCAGTTAA
- a CDS encoding polysaccharide deacetylase family protein codes for MFSASSSSAATPSYTKVSTDQPVVALTFDDGPNGPNMAAILDILAEHDAKATFYLVGKNVTKEPELVKRTLAEGHELGNHTMTHPHLPKLESDKKRSEIVELQALIQETAGVTPVTFRAPYIDYDDEVLEILGEMNLPAINANRSVGDWQGDITVEKIISRATNGVQAGDIILMHSWSDKSKAALPEIFAILKEKGLRCVTVSELLASAKEPA; via the coding sequence ATGTTTTCCGCTTCGTCCAGTTCCGCCGCCACGCCTAGCTACACCAAGGTCTCAACCGACCAGCCCGTTGTGGCGTTGACCTTTGACGACGGCCCCAATGGACCGAACATGGCCGCGATCCTCGACATCCTAGCTGAGCACGATGCCAAGGCGACGTTTTACCTTGTCGGTAAAAACGTGACTAAAGAGCCCGAGCTGGTAAAGCGCACGCTGGCCGAGGGGCATGAACTCGGCAACCACACCATGACGCACCCGCATTTGCCAAAGCTGGAGTCGGATAAGAAGCGCAGCGAGATCGTGGAGCTGCAGGCGTTGATCCAGGAAACCGCCGGTGTGACGCCGGTTACCTTCCGCGCGCCATACATCGATTATGATGATGAGGTGCTGGAGATTTTGGGTGAGATGAATCTGCCCGCGATCAACGCCAACCGCAGTGTAGGCGACTGGCAAGGCGACATTACGGTGGAGAAGATAATCAGCCGCGCGACGAACGGTGTGCAGGCAGGCGACATCATCCTGATGCACTCGTGGTCCGACAAATCCAAGGCAGCGCTGCCCGAGATTTTCGCCATCCTCAAAGAAAAAGGTCTGCGCTGCGTGACGGTTTCCGAGCTGCTGGCCAGTGCCAAGGAACCGGCTTAA
- a CDS encoding L,D-transpeptidase — protein MVISSYYPRILAVCQERSVKPTKHALYASIGEQKLFAFEDGQLRKAYAISSSRKPPSCVENSLGTPTGLHVIDEKIGDGLALGDVLKGRVPTGENCYELDAARNEVNLITTRILWLRGLEEGVNAGPGCDTHDRYVYIHGTNQEDRIGQPNSHGCLLLNNADVVELFDATPSGALVLIEE, from the coding sequence ATGGTTATTTCCTCTTATTATCCACGCATTCTGGCGGTTTGCCAGGAGCGCTCAGTGAAACCGACCAAACATGCGCTTTATGCCTCGATTGGCGAGCAAAAACTATTTGCATTTGAGGACGGCCAGTTGCGAAAAGCCTACGCCATCTCGTCCTCGCGCAAGCCGCCGAGCTGTGTGGAGAACTCCCTCGGCACGCCGACTGGCCTCCACGTGATCGATGAGAAAATCGGCGATGGTCTGGCCTTGGGAGACGTCCTGAAAGGCCGTGTACCCACGGGTGAAAATTGCTATGAACTCGACGCTGCCCGCAACGAGGTAAATTTAATCACCACGCGCATCCTCTGGCTTCGCGGTCTGGAGGAGGGCGTCAACGCCGGCCCCGGCTGCGACACGCACGACCGCTATGTTTACATCCACGGCACCAACCAGGAAGACCGCATTGGCCAGCCCAACAGCCACGGCTGCCTGCTCTTGAACAATGCGGATGTGGTGGAGCTATTCGATGCGACCCCGAGCGGCGCGCTGGTGCTGATTGAGGAGTAG
- a CDS encoding aspartate-semialdehyde dehydrogenase codes for MSYRVGIVGATGAVGQELIELLHRRNFPMSELVLLASSRSAGKTITWQDKTWTVQEAKPEAFDSLDIAIFSAGGSTSTELCPEAAKRDCIAIDNSSAFRMDPKVPLVVPEINPDAARSHQGIIANPNCSTAVALMGLYPLHREFGLKRFFAATYQAVSGSGAAAMQELEDQLRAWGKGEAITYSEYPHQIAFNLIPHVDVFYEDGYTKEEHKMLNESRKILTMPGLKASTTCVRVPVLRAHSIAINAEFEKPVDLQRARQVVGSFEGAELVDTPAENKYPMPLDFSGKEKCGVGRMRIDTAFDNGLSLWVVGDQLWKGAALNAVQIAELLVADKLISPKATV; via the coding sequence ATGAGTTATCGTGTAGGCATAGTCGGCGCAACTGGCGCCGTTGGTCAAGAACTGATCGAGCTACTCCATCGTCGTAATTTTCCGATGTCGGAGCTCGTCCTGCTGGCGTCCAGCCGTTCGGCTGGCAAGACCATCACTTGGCAGGACAAAACCTGGACCGTCCAGGAAGCCAAGCCCGAAGCCTTTGACTCGCTCGACATCGCCATCTTCAGCGCCGGCGGCTCCACCTCCACTGAACTCTGCCCGGAGGCAGCCAAGCGCGACTGCATCGCGATCGATAACTCCTCGGCCTTCCGCATGGACCCGAAGGTGCCGCTCGTCGTGCCGGAGATCAACCCCGACGCCGCGCGCAGCCATCAGGGCATCATTGCCAACCCCAATTGCTCGACCGCTGTCGCGCTGATGGGGCTCTACCCGCTGCACCGCGAGTTCGGCCTCAAGCGTTTCTTCGCCGCAACCTACCAGGCCGTTTCCGGCTCGGGTGCCGCCGCGATGCAGGAGCTCGAAGACCAGCTCCGCGCCTGGGGCAAGGGTGAGGCCATTACCTACAGCGAATACCCGCACCAAATCGCCTTTAACCTGATCCCGCACGTCGACGTGTTTTATGAGGACGGCTACACCAAGGAAGAGCACAAGATGCTCAACGAGAGCCGCAAAATCCTCACCATGCCCGGGCTGAAGGCATCGACCACCTGCGTCCGCGTGCCCGTGCTCCGCGCGCACTCCATCGCGATCAACGCCGAGTTCGAAAAACCCGTCGACCTCCAGCGCGCCCGCCAAGTGGTGGGTAGCTTCGAAGGTGCCGAGCTCGTCGACACGCCCGCGGAAAACAAGTATCCGATGCCGCTGGACTTCTCCGGCAAGGAAAAGTGTGGCGTCGGCCGCATGCGCATCGACACCGCGTTCGACAACGGCCTGTCCCTGTGGGTCGTTGGCGACCAGCTCTGGAAAGGTGCCGCGCTCAACGCCGTGCAAATCGCCGAGCTGCTCGTCGCCGACAAACTGATCTCGCCCAAGGCGACGGTTTAA